The following coding sequences lie in one Penaeus monodon isolate SGIC_2016 unplaced genomic scaffold, NSTDA_Pmon_1 PmonScaffold_10179, whole genome shotgun sequence genomic window:
- the LOC119568619 gene encoding glycine-rich protein 23-like, protein MKSGILLDLARAGTEFLVCVVSAAPHGYGAGGDGGLGVDLGGTGGHGGSGVGGGSVLPGILVGSGILPESAIGGVGGVDGGVIGGEYSAPDAGAVGGFDAGVAGGFDTGVAGGFDAGVAGGFDAGVAGGFDTGVAGGFDAGVGGGFDAGVAGSFDAGVAESPMSAPLSAYTMHHTNSVNLENKALYKRIHDIIHFSNSIQVKEESFGYSEEHLTLSLCETLSPTPT, encoded by the exons ATGAAATCTGGCATCCTTTTAGACCTTGCACGAGCTGGCACTGAA TTCCTGGTGTGCGTGGTGTCCGCCGCACCTCACGGATACGGTGCCGGAGGCGACGGCGGGCTGGGGGTCGATCTCGGCGGCACTGGAGGCCACGGCGGCAGCGGCGTTGGAGGGGGCAGTGTGCTTCCTGGCATCTTAGTCGGCAGCGGGATCCTTCCTGAAAGTGCCATTGGTGGTGTAGGAGGCGTTGATGGAGGTGTTATCGGTGGGGAATACAGCGCACCGGATGCTGGTGCCGTTGGAGGCTTCGACGCCGGTGTAGCTGGGGGCTTCGATACTGGGGTAGCTGGAGGCTTCGATGCTGGCGTTGCTGGAGGTTTCGACGCCGGTGTAGCTGGAGGCTTCGATACTGGCGTAGCTGGAGGCTTCGATGCTGGAGTTGGTGGAGGCTTCGACGCCGGTGTAGCTGGAAGCTTCGATGCTGGTGTTGCTGAATCTCCCATGTCAGCCCCCCTGTCAGCGTATACGATGCACCACACTAATTCAGTGAATTTGGAGAATAAA GCTTTATATAAACGCATACACGATATAATTCATTTCTCAAACAGTATTCAGGTGAAAGAGGAGTCCTTTGGTTACTCTGAGGAACATTTAACCTTATCCTTGTGTGAAACATTGAGCCCC ACTCCTACATGA
- the LOC119568617 gene encoding glycine-rich protein 23-like — MNPLNILFLVCVVSAAPHGYGAGGDGGLGVDLGGTGGHGGSGVGGGSVLPGILVGSGILPESAIGGVGGVDGGVIGGEYSAPDAGAVGGFDAGVAGGFDTGVAGGFDAGVAGGFDAGVAGSFDAGVAEVSHVSPPVSVYDAPH; from the exons atgaatcCCCTGAATATCTTG TTCCTGGTGTGCGTGGTGTCCGCCGCACCTCACGGATACGGTGCCGGAGGCGACGGCGGGCTGGGAGTCGATCTCGGCGGCACTGGAGGCCACGGCGGCAGCGGCGTTGGAGGCGGCAGTGTGCTTCCTGGCATCTTAGTCGGCAGCGGGATCCTTCCTGAAAGTGCCATTGGTGGTGTAGGAGGCGTTGATGGAGGTGTTATCGGTGGGGAATACAGCGCACCGGATGCTGGTGCCGTTGGAGGCTTCGACGCCGGTGTAGCTGGAGGCTTCGATACTGGCGTAGCTGGAGGCTTCGATGCTGGCGTTGCTGGAGGTTTCGACGCCGGTGTAGCTGGAAGCTTCGATGCTGGTGTTGCTGAAGTCTCCCATGTCAGCCCCCCTGTCAGCGTATACGATGCACCACACTAA